The following is a genomic window from Chloroflexota bacterium.
CGGCAGGCGACGCGGTCGGCGTGTGGGTGGGCGTCGGGGTGAACGTCGGCGTCGGCGTCGCGGTGGGCGTGGCCGTCGGCGTGTGGGTGGGCGTTGGGCTTGCTGTCGCTGTGGCGGTGGGCGTGTCGGTCGCCGTGAGCGTCGGGGTTGCCGTGGGCGTCGGCGAATCGGCGGGCGTGGGCGTGGCCGTGGGTGTCGGCTCGGCGACACCGTACACGAGTTCCAGGCGCGGCGCTTGGGGCGCGTACTCCCTGGACGCGAAGCGGTACTCCGTGCTGCTGGTGCTGTCAAAGATGAGTAGGAGGCCGTCGTTTTCAGCGCCGTTGGCCCACGCCTGCACCGCGTCCTTCACTTCTAGCGTTACCCACACGTTGATGGCGTTGAGCGGCGCCGATCCCACAACCGTCCCGTCCACGTCCGATGGGTCGCTGGCGCCTGGCTGTTCCCAGGGAATGAGCCACGTAACCGTCGTCTCTTCCCATGCGCGCTTCAGCCGGTAGGCCTTGAGCGTGCCGACGCCCGTGTTGGAGCGATACGTGAAGTACAGTTTCAGACGGGCGGAGTAGATGGATTGTCCCATGGCCTCGGCGGGCAGTTCCGCGCGCACCAGGCCCTTTTTCACCCCGCCGTTGCGGAGGGAGATGGAGCCGTCCGCGCCGTGGTTGGCGCTCTGATTCCAGGAGTCAATCCACGAGTCGGCTGTCAGGGGCAGGGTGGTGCTGACCGTCCGCGGCGTGTGGGTGGGCGTCGGGGTGCGCGTGGGCGTGGGTGTGGGCGTGAGGGTGGGCGTGGCCGTCGGCGTGGGCGTGCGCGTGGGCGTCGCGGTGTAGGTGGGCGTCGGGGTGCGCGTGGGCGTGTGGGTGGGCGTGTGGGTGGGCGTGCGGGTCGGCGTGGGCGTGGCCGTGGGCGTGTTCGTCGGCGTCGGCGTGCTTGTGGCGATGACGTAGGCGACGCGAAGGCGCGGCGCGGGATGGGTAAGGGCCTCTTTGCTGAAGAAGACGCGCTGGCCCTGCCGCCATTCGGATTCGGCGCGCAGCACGAGGCCGTAGTTGGGCATGCGGCCCCGCGCCCACTCGTACACGAGGGGGAGCACGTCCAGCGAATAGGCGTCGCCGGTGATGGGCACGGTGGCCGTGATGACCGGCGCGGACATGGCAGGCTGGTTGCTCCACGTAACGCCGTATTCGTCCCAAGGCCCCGCAAGGGGCTGCGCGGCCATGACCCACGGGTCGCCCTCGCCCCACCACAGGCCCAGGTCCAGGGTCGCCGTGAGCGGGAGGGTGTCCGGCGGGAGTCCCGACAGGTCAAACCAGAGGAGCGAGCGCCTTGTGCCCCATTGGCCGTCGCGCCCGGCTGGCAGGATTATGGAATCGCCAAAGTTGTCGTAAGCGAACAGGGAGGCGATCCAGGCGTCGGCGGTGGGCTCCAGTTCCAGCGTGGCCTGGGCGGGCGGATCGGACAGGGCCAGCGGGGGCCTGGCCTGCGAGACGGCGGCGTAGGCCAGCAGGCCGACGATGGCCGCCGCTAGAGCCGCGATGAGGTAGCAGGAGTGTTTTGTGCGCATGGCCGATTATAACATACAAGCGCGGGGATGCGTAATTCGGCCCACGGCAGTTGGGAGCGGGGGCATGCCGACCTCACCCCCTCATTCCCCCTCTCCGCCGCGCGGAAAGGGGGAAGCCGAAGGCCGGGGGTGAGGTGCGAAGGGGCGGGTTGGCTTCATCCACGAATAACACGAATCGGCACGAATGTAATAGCCCCGAAGGGGCTTTGCCCCCGTAGCGCGGGGGTTCAGCCCCGCGCGAGCACACGCGCACGCGGTTTTCGCGCCTCTTGCGTCCTTTTGCGTCCTTGGCGGTCCAAACGCCCCTCACCCTGGCCCTCTCCCGGCGGGAGAGGGAACGTCGCCCCGCCGCGTTTTGACCGCGCCAGGGTCTCATGGTATAGTCGCCGTGAGGCACAGTCACGCCCTGCCCGTTCCAGGCTGGAGGCTGTATGTCCCAGGTGAATACGCTGTACAGCGCGCTGCTTTTCATCGCCGCCCTCATGTCGGCCGGGGTTGTGGCCGTTACCTGGCGGCGTCGCAACGCCCCAGGCGGGTGGCCGCTCATCATCTTGCTGTCCGCCACCGCGTTCTGGAGCGGGACCTACGCGATCCACTGGTCGGGGTTTTACCGCCCCTCGCCGTTCTTCTGGCTGGACCTTACCTACGTCGGCGTCGTTACGGTGCCGGCCGCGTTCCTGGCGTTTGTGCTCCAGTTTACCGACCGCGACGACTGGCTGACCCGCCCCGTGCTGGCCCTGCTCATCACCGAGGCGGTGCTGACGCTGGTCTTGCTGTGGACCGACCCGTGGCACGGGCTGTTCTTCGGGGGGAGGCGCAACCCGGGCGCTGGCGCGATTCTGGAAGGCGGCCCCTGGTTCTGGACGAACGCCATCTACTCGTACACCCTCATCGTGTTCGCGCTGGTTGTGCTTGTGCTGACGTACCGCCGTGCGCCGCCGCTGTACCGCAAGCAGGCGTGGCTCGTGTTCGCCGGCGTCGCCGTGCCCCTGGCGGCGAGCATCGCTAGCGTCATGCTGCCTATCCCGTGGCCCAATGTGGATCTGTCGCCCGTGCTGTTCACCTTCAGCGGCGTCGCGTTCGCCTTTGCCATCCTGCAGTATCAGTTTCTCAGCATCGTGCCCGTGGCGCGCAGCGTGGTCTTGGCGCGCATGACCGACGGCA
Proteins encoded in this region:
- a CDS encoding PAS domain-containing protein, with the translated sequence MSQVNTLYSALLFIAALMSAGVVAVTWRRRNAPGGWPLIILLSATAFWSGTYAIHWSGFYRPSPFFWLDLTYVGVVTVPAAFLAFVLQFTDRDDWLTRPVLALLITEAVLTLVLLWTDPWHGLFFGGRRNPGAGAILEGGPWFWTNAIYSYTLIVFALVVLVLTYRRAPPLYRKQAWLVFAGVAVPLAASIASVMLPIPWPNVDLSPVLFTFSGVAFAFAILQYQFLSIVPVARSVVLARMTDGILAWDDNGRLVEINPAARRMLALGTPPIGKRLRDALAHVPELLESCDRAAVSRAEVFLAEPDPRHLDVRVIPLADRHGRSRGHLAILRDITESKRAEQEREQLIRSLQDALAQVKTLRGLIPICANCKKIRDDRGYWRQVEDYVSEHSEVDFSHGICPDCMRKLYPNLFPPLDECAERMVSVLKQSGGSDATDIAAALGLPYDYAVDCLQHMVDDGRLVVSEEDGRRIYRIP
- a CDS encoding DNRLRE domain-containing protein — protein: MRTKHSCYLIAALAAAIVGLLAYAAVSQARPPLALSDPPAQATLELEPTADAWIASLFAYDNFGDSIILPAGRDGQWGTRRSLLWFDLSGLPPDTLPLTATLDLGLWWGEGDPWVMAAQPLAGPWDEYGVTWSNQPAMSAPVITATVPITGDAYSLDVLPLVYEWARGRMPNYGLVLRAESEWRQGQRVFFSKEALTHPAPRLRVAYVIATSTPTPTNTPTATPTPTRTPTHTPTHTPTRTPTPTYTATPTRTPTPTATPTLTPTPTPTRTPTPTHTPRTVSTTLPLTADSWIDSWNQSANHGADGSISLRNGGVKKGLVRAELPAEAMGQSIYSARLKLYFTYRSNTGVGTLKAYRLKRAWEETTVTWLIPWEQPGASDPSDVDGTVVGSAPLNAINVWVTLEVKDAVQAWANGAENDGLLLIFDSTSSTEYRFASREYAPQAPRLELVYGVAEPTPTATPTPADSPTPTATPTLTATDTPTATATASPTPTHTPTATPTATPTPTFTPTPTHTPTASPAATATPTATAPRVSARVRLPVIAKDWWVIYGLWSRIPQ